Genomic window (Indicator indicator isolate 239-I01 chromosome 13, UM_Iind_1.1, whole genome shotgun sequence):
TGGCTTGTCTTGCTGTTCTCATATCCACTTTGTGGGGAGGAGGACTCCAAACCAGGGCACAAATCTGTCTTCCTTTTGTTCTCTTCAGGAAAGTTACGTTAAAGAAGTGAGCAATGACAAGGAGAACATGATCCTGATAAACAAAGCAGATCTGCTGAGTGAAGAGCAGCGGGCTGCTTGGGCAGAGTTCTTTGAGAAGGAGGGCATTAAGGTGGTGTTCTGGTCAGCTTTGGCAGAGTGCAAACGTCTGTCTGGAGAAGTAAAGGTACTGTAGATGACCAGTTGCAGCTGGATGTATGCTGCCTGCCTCTGATAATTtgctttgtagttttgcttgcaatAAACCTGTGCCCTTTTCTGGGAAAGGCACAGTCCTTGTCTCAGGGAATGATTATTCTAAGGGCCTTTGATTCAGAGACAAAAGTGAGAAGAGTGAAATGTGGTGCACTGTTCAGTCACTGTTGATAGTGCTTGCAATTTCTCTTTCATGGTTATGATAAGGACATGATAAATAATGCTAAACTAGAATGTAAATGTGTTCCTTAAGGCTGCCAGGGAGTAGCTACAGAAACAGCTCTTGTGGATCTGTTTGCATACTCTTAACTCACTAACAGAATTGGAATCCTTTCCAAGAAGGATGCTTTGAGGGACATGGTTATCTGCACAGAGGATGTGTCACTCCCAGGGAGAGGAAGTGTTTATTGGAGAACCTAAAGTACCTGGGAGCCTTTCTTTGCCTAGTGGAACAAACTCTGCTACTGCCTGCTCCAAGTTACATGTTCTTGATAGATGTCCCTCTCAGGTTTTACTGTGTTCATCTGTCACAGCTATTGCTATTCAGCTATGGCATATCCCATGCCTCCTTCCAGAAATACCTAGGCTTTTCAGCTGGCTTGCTGTCCTTGGATAAAATGGTTTTGCATATTGATTTAAAAGTGAGACTGAAATGTTATTTCTGGTggcttcttttgttttgtgaaaGAAAGGTCAAAATGCTATTGGGAAAATATCTGTTCTTTTGAATGAGAACTGTTGCAGGGAGGAAGTGTGAAGAgttggactgaaaaaaaaaaaaagccagcttGAAATTACTGTAATGAAACCTCTCTGGCTTCGCACTAAAGCTAGCAATTCCTGTTGGAATGCTTTGTTGCTCTCCTAAAACAGGCCAGTTATTTCTACGTCCTTCTTAAAACCCTGCGTGATGCGAGCAGTGAATTGTCAGTCCTTGGGGTCTGGCTGatgaaaacacagcaacagcaagaCTTAGTTTTGTGTTCTCACTTCACCTGTGAAATGCTGTTCCCACAGGAACTAGGCACTGAAGATGTAGCAGAGGACCCAAGTGGTTCTGAGGAGGAAATCTCCAGTCAAGAGGACAGCGACACAGCACAAGATACCGCAGGAAGCACATCCACAGGCAACACTTTGGAAACTGTAAACCAAGTTCTGGTTAGTGATAGTGACAGTAGTGATGAATATGAAGActgtgaagatgatgaagaggaAGCCTGGCAAACCTGTTCTGAGGATGAAGGCAGTGACAAAGTAAATGCCATTTCCCCAGAGAGGGTGGAAAGCAGGactgctggtgctgcagtgcagcatGCAGTGCAGGAGCAGAACAGGAGCATCAGGAACTTCAGCCATTTGGTACAGAGAAATGAACtgctggaaatattcaaaaccaTGCACAAGGGACCAAGGGTGAAGGATGGAGAAGTCAATGTTGGGTTGGTGAGTTGAACTTTGTGCTTAAATGGAACTTGCTTAATTGAATTTTAATTCCATGTGCCTtctatgggggaaaaaaagagtcatCCTGTAGCCTGACTTcctagtggaaaaaaaacaacaaaaaaacccaaaaaaaaaaaaaaccaaccagaaaGCACAGATCTCCAAGGGTTTTGTGCAGAGATTAACTGTGAAGGTCCTGGAGCTCAGTGTTCCTGACTGCTTGTCTTAACATTTTTAGGGCATTTTACTCAAGTCCTTTTGTGTGAGAGCTTTGCCATCACCCTGCCTGACACCAGTGTTACTTCTTTGTCATCCAGGTGGGTTATCCTAACGTTGGCaaaagttcaaccatcaacacAATCCTTGGAAACAAGAAGGTGTCAGTGTCTGCCACACCAGGTCGTACGAAACACTTTCAGGTATTGCTGACAAAGGCTTCTAatggtttctttttccctggtGGAAGAGAGCTTCATTATGAACTAGTTGCAACCACATGGGCTCGCTGAGAACTCTGTCTGTCAACTTGAACTCTGCCCAGCAGAGTAGGTTGGAGAGGGGTGAGCTTGATGCATATAATTTTGGAAATTTAGTTCTTGCTTCCAAACTCCTGCTAGAGTttgagagctgctgtgcagtggGAGATATTTTCCATCTCCTGATTTTATTTAGGTAGCTTGGACCCTTTTTCAATACCAGTCCTGTAGAGAGAGCCTCTGAAAAGTGAGTCCTCCTCTGGATAGATTAAGGTCAAACTTACAAACCATTCTTCTCATTCACAGTCATTGCTGTGAGTAAGTTGAGTCAGTGCTGCCTTTTTCATACGATCGAGCTCTTAATTTTGAGGTCCAGGACAGTTAAAGGTTTCTGGAttgctttcttctctcccaTCAGACTAGAGTGAAGACCTTGCTGCCCCCATCTGGACACCTAATTTATGAATCTTGGAAGTGCTGCTGTCTTCCACTTCACATTTCCTGAGTTTGTTGGCTGAGGCCAGCAGGGCAGATGTCTGTAGAATTTCTGCTTGTTCTCATTGTCACCCATGCTTCACCTGTGCATTTGATTTTTTGTtgatgttttttcctttttcctccatGGACACTGACTTGCCTTGGTGAACtcgttggttttttttgctgtataGACCCTGTATGTGGAGCCTGGCCTGTGCCTATGTGATTGCCCTGGTCTTGTGATGCCATCTTTCATCTCTACCAAGGCAGAAATGATTTGTTCTGGAATTCTGCCCATAGACCAGATGAGGGACCATGTGCCACCCATTTCTCTAATATCCTTTGCATGAGGTTTGTGAGAATGCCTGCAAGTGTTGAACCTGGAGTGTGCAATGCAGCATGTTACAGCCCTGCTAGGGGCACATCTGTTCCTGTTTTGAGAGGGTGGGGATGCAGACTGGCtaaagcagctctgccatgctggcCTTTCCCAATCTTGTTTCAGATCTTCTTGTCAGACTTGTGTTGTCTTTCTGGTTTGTGGCAAAACCCAAAAGCCATTCTTAATGTGTGCTCTTGGGGTGACAAGAGCAAGGTTACTTGTGTGGCTGAAAATCACCAGGTGGTTTCCTTCACTAGCTTACGTTTGCCAGCATATCCCACGGAATATTTTGGAAGCAACCTATGGAATAAATATAATAAGGCCAAGGGAAGATGAGGATCCAGATCGAAAGCCaacagctgaagagctgctaACAGCATATGGATGTGAGTGGTGATCCCTTTGAAACCTATCACCTACACTGTGTGCATGGTCCTGAACATAGCCTTAGGAAGACTTCTTAAAGTTAGGCTCAGCTCAGGTTTGCTGTGCTTTGAACCTCCACATTAGGACTCGCCCTGCTGTCAGGAAGGGCCTTTGTTAGCAGCTAGCCTCATGTGTTTGTTGCAGCAGTGCATTGCTAGCTCTGACAGATGCAGTGAGCATGTTGAGCACGTTGGTGAAATGCTTTGCCAGTCTGTGCAGTATGGAGTGATGCTCTCATCGTTTTAGATACCTCCCATCAGCTCTATCTTGATTTAGACTTGGAAGAGTGCAGTGAAGGTTTatctcacaggatgttaggggttggaagggacctccggacaTCTTCGAGTCCAACATCCTTGTCTTATTCTCTGATGCATTTAATATCTGgccttaaaacaaaaataaaaccccatcAAGTTTTCTGGTGGTAGGGAGTTGTCAGCTCTCCTCACTCCATTCAGTCTAGGGTGCTTCTGCAGTACATTTTCAATCAGCAAtgtatctgattttttttttttttccccccctttgctttccccagtAGAAGCCTTTTTTGTAAGGGAGGTTGTTTTGTGAGTGAGGATATAAATGTGCAGTTAGGCAGCAGAGAAGAATGTGTGAATTCTCCTGCTGTACTGACACAGAATGTCCTTTGGATTTATCTTCCAGATATGAGAGGCTTTATGACAGCACATGGACAGCCAGACCAGCCAAGATCAGCTCGATATGTGTTAAAAGACTATGTCAATGTAAGTTCTGCTGGCATCTGGGTTCTCTTTCCTGCTAGGAGGTCAATAAAAAGTTTCACTGGAGCATGAATTCACAATAAAGTGAATTCTGTTTCTCTGGATAAAATCACCATATGTTGAAATACTCTTTGAATTGGACTAGGTTTATGATTCAAAAGGATAAATGCAATTTCTCAAGCTGCTTATCTCACAAGGATGATTGCTTAAAAATAAGATGCTAGCTAAATAAATGATCTAAAACAGGCAGCAAACCCAGAAACAAACAGTTGGGCCAATATTTGGCACTAAGGGCTGTAGTTCTAAGTGTTGTCAAACTTCAGGCATCTACAGCACCTCTCAGCAACTTATTGTTGAGTTTTTAACAGAATCTTCCAGGACTCCTGAGAGATTTGCACTGTACTGTTTGCAGCTGGAAATGGTGCTTTGAAGTAGAGATAGAATGATGCTTTAACTCAGTCAAGCCAGTTGTTCCCTGGAAGAAGAAATCAAATGTCTTGCTAGTTAGTCTGTCATTGCGAGCTCCTGGGCTTCTAGAGTTCTTTATAGCTTTggagttgttttctttcctctctagGTCTCTCTCTGAGGTGCTGTGAGGTTTTTGTGATGACTATATCCCATCACTTTCACAGGGGAAGCTGCTATATTGCCATCCACCCCCTGGAGTTGACCCAAATGACTTTCAGCACCAACATCAAAGATGCCCAGAGAGCAGAAGCGTGCAGACCACTGGGCAAGTGAAGCCTGAGAAGAataccaaagcaaaacaaattgaAAATGTGGTGGACAAAGCATTTTTCCACCAGGTAAATTCTGGAGGAGATTTTATTCTAGCAGTTTTTAGAGCAGCACTGGTGTGTCATAGTTACTGGGAAAAATAGGTTTGAGGATGGAGGGCTGTTGAGTTAAGGGAGTTGGATGCCTTTGGCACCTGCACATTATTTCTCTGAGGACTTTGGTTTTGTTATCTCATAAATCACTGGGAATGTCCTGGGTGACTAAAAGATAGCTAATGAGGTGCACGTAGTTGGTTTTTAAAAGGGCAGTAGGGTTACCCTTGTCATTATGGGCCTAACGTCAATCCTGAGCAAACAGagtgggaagaaagagaaggagggagagtgGTGTGGCACAGCCACTGGGCAGGGGCGTGGGTTTGGACTAACAGGTCCTTCAAACTAACTTTTCTTTCTGGAGATGATGTATTTAGGGGACATGATAAGCTTCTTCAGGTTGTCTTGACTCAGAACCTGAAATCAGGTGAAAAGAATGTGGAAACATTTAGAATCTAACAGAAATTTTGATGTGGAAAATGGGAATTTCTCTTCACTTCTCTGCATCTTGTTAGGTCCCACAGGGATCTGTTTTTCCCCCTGTGTAACTCAGAGgcggggggggaaaaagaatgaCTCATAGTGAAATGTCAGATCCACAACTGATGAAGCTTGCATACCTGacagggctcagaacaggatgTTTAGCAGTGAAGAGGATGGGTCATGAGTAGTGTGATCCGTTCTGGTTGGTTAGTTGGGTGTGAAGAGTATTTATTGAAGCAGAGCTAAAGATAATCATGCGTTTTGAAATCAAGAGCTCTGTCTCTGCTCAAAAAAACAGTCAGCTGCTTGGGAAAACTGGGACCTGAAAAGAATTTTTTGGGATTACCAGACTCTTCCTGTGGCTGCCCAAAGCGCTGGCACAAGCTGTGAGCCCCAGCAACGCTACCCACGCTCCGGACTTGAGCGAGTTGTTTTAGGTCTGCCTTTCACAGATGCCAGATTTGTTTGCAAAGACAAATTTGTTGTGTGCAAAGCAGAGACTGTGAGAATGAGTCCTGGTGCCTCAGCTCACGTCTGTCGGGGCAGAGCGTCTCAGCggtgctctgcctctgctcgCAGTGGTAGGCGCTGAGGAGCTGGTGTgaggatgcagtgctgcagacagtgctggcAGGCTTTGACTCAGCTGTGTGGccacagctctggagctgggggaTGTCAGGTTTTGATGGatttcatacaatcacagaattgttagggttggaagggacctcaaggatcatccagttccaacccccctgccgtgggcagggacaccttccactagatgaggttgcccagagtaaCATctagcctggtcttaaaaacctccagggatgaggcttctaccacctccctgggcaacctcttctagtgcctcaccaccctcatggtgaaaaacttcttcctaatatccaatctgaatctctatttttgttctattccccttagtcctgtcgctccctgacaccctccaaagtccctccccagctttcttgtaacccccttcagatattgaaaggccacaagaaggtctcctgggagccttctcttctccagactgaatatccccaactctctcagtctgtcctcataggagaggtgctccaggcctctgatcacCCTCCCTTGAGCTCGCCTTTGTCTGATTTTATGAATGTATCACAGTTCCTTGTGGTTGGGTATCTTCTGGTCCATCACGGGTGATTGCCTCTCTTCCAGGAGAACGTTCGTGCCCTGGTGAAAGGGGTCCGAGCTGCCATGGGATACCGGCCTGGCAGCGGCCTCCTGCCCACGGCTACACCCAGTCCTGGCAGCGTGGTAGGAAAGCCCTGGAAAAAACACGGCAACAGGAacaagaaggagaaaattcGCAGGATCACTAAGCACTTGGAAGCTTAGCTCTGGCACTGGTATCAGGCCTTGCCAGGTCAAGGACTCTACTGTTCTGCAGGCCtgaactggggggaaaaaaacaaaaaaggataaATGGGCAATGCCAGCTCACCtgggagctctgtgctgtggattcacctggggagggggcaagagTGGGCTCTGATGGTTGCAGCTCATCCATCCCTTCTGAGAGCAAAAGAGACCTGGCAGTTGGTGTTACCTGGAAGCCAGCCCAGACGTTTGAGTGCTGCTGAAACATCCTTTCAATGGGAGCAGATGGAGCAATGCAGGagtgttttttccttccataaAGGATGTGTTTTATAGCTGTTAGGATCAAAGCAAGCCCTGTAAAACTGTCTGAAAGCTTTAAAACAGTTGAATTGCAATGAGGGATGTCTGGGTGTTTATTACATTGTGAGAAACTCactctttgtttttttgaagCTTGCTTGTTGATTTGACAGAACACTTCATTGTGTTGAAAAATGAGGTAAAAGGACTTTTAttgccctcctcttcctctgctataccagctctgttctgtggAATCCAGCACTGAAACCACTCCCTATTTCCCAGtttaaggcagagcagagcatggcacACTGTGCTTTTATGCCCTTCACACTGAGCTGGTATCAGTTGTTTTTCTGAGTGACTTCCCACTGGTATTTTAAAACATCATCTCCATGTGACTGGCCAAACACCTGGTGCTAATTTTTCCTTAAATATATTTgagatttttatttcctgtatGGCCTCATGTTCTGTTTAACTGACCTGTCAGGCATTGACCTTGTCACAATGTGTCATAATAGCAGATTTTAATGAGTATTTAATGCTCAAAAGGCTGTACTTGGGATCAGAGAGAAGTGAGATTTACTCCTTGGTTGTCCTGCCAAGAAAGTATTTGTGCACTTGGTCAGTGTTCTTCATTCCTAGTCCAGGGCAGGgagtaatgataggactggaaCGACTTGCAAAGACAAGTTGTGAAGCAAAGTGGCAGCTGACACTGGTCTCTGATACTAAAAAAAGGAATTGCTACCCTGGAATTTTGTGATTTCCGGGCCTTAAGTGTGGATGGAGAGatgaaagcagctgctgagcaaagCCACAGCAGATGTGGGCCATGCAACCAAACTGGTTTTGGCTTTGTGGCTCTATGTGTGCTTGTCCTGTAGAACTCATTTGCACTGTGTATGCACAGGATCCCCTGACAGCAGAGCTCTCacctcagctcctgcttcccCTGGAGTCCCTGCTCTCAAGTTCTTAATTACATCACTGGAGGGAAGATATTTCCCTGCCACCTGTAAAATCAAAGCATAATTCTACCAAATGAATATGGTCAGTGGTATTTGAAGTCAGTGTACCCTAGCAGAAAGTAGATGCTCAGGAGAGATTGTTAATCTTGTTCTCCCAGAGAAGATGATTTTTGCCACTGCTTCTTGAAGACGTTGTCTCCTAGCCAAATGAGTCTCTGATCTGACTTCACCACCCTCCTTAGAGAGGGATGATTTCAACTTTTGTCCCTTATAATGCTTCAGGGACCTGATTGCTCAGAAACAcccatttctttttgtcctgCTTGTGTGAAACAATTACCTGTTAAACTGAAGCTGGAATATCCTCTGCCTTAGCTGCAagacctgctgagctgcttgctGTTTGCCTGAGTGAAGGGAGGATAAAGTAAACACAACTGAGCAAGTTATGTTTGCTCAGGTGTGTTAAGTGCCAGCTGCTCCATGTTGTGCTAAAGGACTCTTGCTTTGATAGAAGAAGGATCATAAACAAGGACTTGTGGCTATAAAGGCTTGGTAATGCTTtatgctgctattaagcagtgGGCAAACTGGGTCATAGGCAAGGacctatgattctgttctatgaccTCATCAGATTTAATGCttttgagcacaagccctatgaggagaggctgagggagctgggagtgttctgtctggagaagaggctcaggggagaccttattgctctctacaactatgcaaaaggaggttgtagccaggtggggattgttctcttctcccaggcaaccagtgacagaacaagaggacacaatctcaagctgcaccatgggaggtttaggctgatgttaggaaaaaattcttcacagaaagagagattggccatttgAATgggtccttggaggtgttcagaaagagattggatgtggcacttgtagccatggtttagttgtcaggaggtgttaggtattaggttggacttgatatctgaggtctcttccaacctggttgattctgtggttctgtggtggTTTAGTCTGTTGCAGAGCTGCATTGGCCCTGCCCTGGCTCGGGAttgtgggctgggctgtgctggcagctcaatatggagcactgcagcagctggcaggtgtCAGGCACTGTGGGCACTGCTCTGTTGTCAGCAGCCTGCACAAAGGAGACTTTGTGCTTTGCCCTGGCCACCTGCTGAAtcagcctctctgggctgctctggatgcttgctgcagaaggaaaagtttCCAATTTTGAGTGCTGTTTTCTTCACATGCCTTGTGCATCtagagggagcaggcaggctgcagccagctccagtcTGTTCTTTGGGATCCACAGCACTTTCAGCACCCCAAGGGAGAGCCTCCCCTTTTAATACTGCAAATACTTCATTTTCCTGACTCATGTCATTACATGCAGCACTGATGGCTACAGCAGAAACACAGAGCTGGTTTGGGAATATGGTTTGAAGCAGAACTGCCCTCCTATGGTATCTTGTGCTTGCATCATGAACTACAATTctccctgcagggaaggagctggagctgccatTCCCTTCAGGTCTCTTCTGCCCAGTTTTGGGAGCCTGCTGGCACCTGGACCCTGGGCCTTCTGGGAGGGCACAAGTGAGCCCAGCAGAGACTGTTCGGGGCAGGGTTCAAGGTCAGCTGCCACCTCTTGGTTCTTCCAGGGCTGAgtgggcagctggcagagcctgggcaAGCACAGGCTGATGCTGAGCACcagtgggttgggtttggttgcaTTTTCCCCTCTAGCACCCCTGATGCTGCCCAAGTTGGTGTCTCTGGGATTTTGTGTCCCTGGATTGCCAA
Coding sequences:
- the LSG1 gene encoding large subunit GTPase 1 homolog — encoded protein: MGKKRDAGLGRSLQRQRGLGHRGSSSWRHTSEVGGDRGPDLRSAPEQSPLEEFLATAELAGTRFVAEHLNIQIVSAQSCTGLLTAQEARHVQQLHEENRQFLRIPRRPHWDRTTSVEALKQAERESFLEWRRQLAHLEEEKKLILTPFERNLEFWRQLWRVIERSDIVVQIVDARNPLLFRCQDLESYVKEVSNDKENMILINKADLLSEEQRAAWAEFFEKEGIKVVFWSALAECKRLSGEVKELGTEDVAEDPSGSEEEISSQEDSDTAQDTAGSTSTGNTLETVNQVLVSDSDSSDEYEDCEDDEEEAWQTCSEDEGSDKVNAISPERVESRTAGAAVQHAVQEQNRSIRNFSHLVQRNELLEIFKTMHKGPRVKDGEVNVGLVGYPNVGKSSTINTILGNKKVSVSATPGRTKHFQTLYVEPGLCLCDCPGLVMPSFISTKAEMICSGILPIDQMRDHVPPISLVCQHIPRNILEATYGINIIRPREDEDPDRKPTAEELLTAYGYMRGFMTAHGQPDQPRSARYVLKDYVNGKLLYCHPPPGVDPNDFQHQHQRCPESRSVQTTGQVKPEKNTKAKQIENVVDKAFFHQENVRALVKGVRAAMGYRPGSGLLPTATPSPGSVVGKPWKKHGNRNKKEKIRRITKHLEA